From Proteiniborus sp. MB09-C3, the proteins below share one genomic window:
- a CDS encoding cysteine desulfurase family protein produces MKVYLDNSSTTRPRDEVIDEVCHMLKVQYGNPSSLHRMGLEVEKRIESSRKTIADFLKCDKDEIFFTSGGTESNNIAVQGIINKNIRRGNHIITTKFEHSSVLSIAKHYESKGLKVTYLDLDEYGMINLEQLEDSINEGTILVAIMMVNNEIGSILPINDINEVIKSKNKNTKIHVDGIQAFSKLDIDLRKLNIDTFSFSSHKVHGPKGVGGLYVKKDVILEPIIYGGNQERGIRSGTENVPGIIGFGKAVDILKEKYKKEAEDIKRVKDYFVKKIIDNIEDVKVNSLLDDRCAPHILNVSFIGVRGEVLLHYLEDNGVYVSTASACSSHGKGKSHVLKSIGLKDEEIEGAIRFSFSHYNTLEEIDYAAQTLEQSVKDIRRITMR; encoded by the coding sequence ATGAAGGTTTATTTAGATAATAGCTCTACAACTAGGCCAAGAGATGAGGTAATAGACGAAGTATGTCATATGTTGAAGGTCCAATACGGAAATCCATCATCTTTACATAGAATGGGATTAGAAGTTGAAAAAAGAATAGAAAGCTCAAGGAAAACAATAGCAGATTTTTTGAAATGTGATAAAGATGAAATATTTTTTACGTCAGGTGGCACTGAATCAAACAATATTGCTGTTCAGGGCATAATAAACAAAAATATTAGAAGAGGAAATCATATAATTACAACTAAATTCGAACATTCTTCAGTATTAAGCATAGCAAAGCACTATGAAAGTAAAGGCTTAAAAGTGACATATCTAGATTTAGATGAATATGGTATGATAAATTTAGAGCAATTAGAAGATAGTATTAATGAAGGAACTATTCTTGTTGCTATAATGATGGTAAATAACGAGATAGGAAGCATTCTGCCCATAAATGACATTAATGAAGTAATAAAAAGTAAAAATAAAAACACCAAAATTCATGTAGATGGAATTCAAGCCTTTAGTAAGCTTGATATTGATTTAAGAAAGCTTAACATAGATACATTTTCTTTTAGCAGCCATAAGGTTCATGGCCCTAAAGGAGTAGGCGGGTTATATGTTAAAAAGGATGTTATACTTGAACCTATAATCTATGGAGGGAATCAGGAAAGAGGTATAAGGTCAGGCACTGAAAATGTACCAGGAATTATAGGCTTTGGAAAAGCTGTAGATATTCTAAAAGAAAAATATAAGAAGGAAGCAGAAGATATAAAAAGAGTAAAGGACTATTTTGTAAAGAAGATAATAGATAATATAGAGGATGTAAAAGTAAATAGTCTTTTAGATGACAGATGTGCTCCTCATATATTAAATGTTTCATTTATTGGTGTTAGGGGAGAAGTATTATTACATTATCTAGAGGATAACGGAGTATACGTATCCACAGCGTCAGCTTGTTCTTCTCATGGAAAGGGAAAGAGTCATGTACTCAAGTCTATAGGATTAAAGGATGAGGAGATAGAAGGAGCCATTAGATTTAGCTTTTCACATTACAATACACTAGAAGAAATTGATTATGCTGCTCAAACATTAGAACAATCAGTAAAGGATATTAGAAGAATAACTATGAGGTGA
- the thiI gene encoding tRNA uracil 4-sulfurtransferase ThiI, whose amino-acid sequence MDKVISVSFGEVALKGQNRYFFENKLVRNIKNIARGMGETKVYKEQSKIYIEAEEEYKEELIKRLRRIFGIVNISPSYRIEKDIDEIKKHSLKLLEEVRSKRGIKTFKVDVNRADKRFQPNSVELAKEVGAYILSNSEGFTVDVHNPEAYIYIDIRTNCYIYTEKIKAFGGLPVGTNGKGLLLLSGGIDSPVAGFMIAKRGVEISAVHYHSYPFTSERAEEKVKALAEILTNYCGKIKLFSVNLLNIQKEINEKCPEDEMTIISRRFMMKIAEKIAMKEEIDALITGESLGQVASQTIKGINVTNSSVKLPVLRPLIGMDKVEITEISKEIGTFETSILPFEDCCTVFLPKHPVTRPKLEDIEESEKALDNEKLVEDAIDKMEVYEIRP is encoded by the coding sequence TTGGATAAGGTAATAAGCGTTAGCTTTGGTGAAGTTGCTTTAAAAGGACAAAATCGTTATTTTTTTGAGAATAAACTTGTAAGAAATATAAAAAACATTGCAAGAGGAATGGGAGAAACTAAAGTATATAAGGAGCAAAGTAAAATCTATATTGAAGCAGAAGAAGAGTATAAAGAGGAATTGATTAAAAGATTAAGAAGAATATTTGGTATTGTCAATATTAGTCCTAGCTATAGAATAGAAAAGGATATAGATGAAATTAAAAAGCACTCATTAAAGCTGCTAGAAGAAGTAAGAAGCAAGAGAGGAATAAAAACATTTAAGGTTGATGTAAATAGGGCGGATAAAAGATTTCAGCCTAATTCAGTTGAGCTTGCAAAGGAAGTTGGGGCGTATATTTTAAGCAATTCAGAAGGCTTTACTGTAGATGTACACAATCCAGAGGCATATATATATATAGATATTAGAACTAATTGCTATATATACACTGAAAAGATTAAGGCATTTGGTGGATTGCCAGTAGGTACAAATGGAAAAGGACTATTGCTTTTATCAGGTGGCATTGACAGTCCTGTGGCAGGCTTTATGATAGCCAAAAGAGGAGTAGAAATAAGCGCCGTTCATTATCATAGCTATCCATTTACTAGTGAAAGGGCAGAAGAAAAGGTTAAGGCTCTAGCCGAAATATTGACTAATTATTGTGGGAAAATAAAATTGTTCAGTGTTAATCTATTAAATATTCAAAAAGAGATTAACGAAAAATGTCCTGAAGATGAGATGACTATTATTTCTAGAAGATTTATGATGAAAATAGCAGAAAAAATAGCTATGAAAGAGGAAATAGATGCTCTGATTACTGGGGAGAGCCTAGGGCAAGTAGCTAGTCAAACAATTAAAGGCATTAATGTAACTAATTCTTCAGTTAAATTGCCTGTATTAAGACCGCTAATAGGAATGGACAAGGTGGAAATAACAGAAATATCGAAAGAAATAGGTACATTTGAGACTTCAATTCTTCCATTTGAGGATTGCTGTACAGTATTTCTACCTAAACACCCCGTAACAAGACCTAAACTAGAAGATATTGAAGAATCGGAAAAAGCCTTAGATAATGAAAAGCTTGTAGAGGATGCAATAGATAAAATGGAAGTTTATGAAATAAGGCCTTAA
- a CDS encoding nucleoside recognition domain-containing protein: MAIKMSIMEILKEGTIGSISSVLNIAKIVIPLMVVMQILKDLDVLGKLSSKMKPLARFLGISEDSTFPLIIGLILGLAYGAGVIISSAKEGNLSKKDLYLVVIFLVACHSVFEDTLLFAAIGANGWLLLGVRIIVALVLNSLTARYIDRILSKDRIRM, translated from the coding sequence ATGGCTATAAAGATGAGCATTATGGAGATTTTAAAGGAAGGAACAATAGGAAGCATTAGTTCAGTTTTAAATATAGCAAAGATAGTCATTCCACTTATGGTGGTAATGCAAATATTAAAGGACTTGGATGTTTTGGGGAAATTATCTAGTAAAATGAAGCCATTGGCAAGATTTTTAGGTATTTCTGAGGATTCTACTTTTCCTCTAATTATAGGACTAATACTAGGACTTGCGTATGGGGCAGGGGTCATAATAAGTAGTGCTAAAGAAGGAAATTTAAGCAAAAAAGATCTCTATCTTGTAGTAATTTTTTTAGTAGCTTGTCATTCTGTGTTCGAAGATACATTATTATTCGCTGCAATTGGCGCAAATGGCTGGTTATTGCTAGGTGTTAGAATTATAGTAGCATTAGTTTTAAATTCATTAACAGCAAGATATATTGACAGAATATTATCTAAAGATAGAATTAGGATGTAG
- a CDS encoding HD-GYP domain-containing protein: protein MALLNIDEVKVGMVINKNIDNEKTGAILLTSGTVLNRNNILTLKSLGVKNIDVYLNKNNENDFLIIDNDGFTEKYNRFANKTRTILFNARFGKKLAVNEIGEIINEMIEEVIKSNNILGTLRQIEEDDDYTFQHSIDVCLLAIIIGKWLGYSKVELKQLSLAGLFHDIGKVKISDNIIYKPGKLTESEFELVKKHTILGYNLLDETVGISKNVALGALQHHEREDGSGYPMGVKSKKIHEYAKIIAICDIFDAMTTERVYKEKQSPFLVAEQIFNDSFVTLDPRIATTFINNISKFYVGNVVKLNSGDIGEVIYIHKQMPTRPIVKVEDKFIDLLTDRSYYIEDVII, encoded by the coding sequence ATGGCACTTTTAAATATTGATGAAGTAAAAGTAGGAATGGTAATCAATAAAAATATAGACAATGAGAAGACAGGTGCAATATTGCTAACAAGTGGTACAGTATTAAATAGAAATAATATTCTAACTTTAAAAAGCTTAGGGGTAAAAAATATAGATGTATACCTAAACAAGAATAATGAAAACGACTTTTTGATTATTGACAATGATGGATTCACAGAAAAATACAATAGATTTGCCAATAAAACAAGAACAATTCTATTTAACGCAAGATTTGGGAAAAAGCTAGCCGTAAACGAAATAGGCGAGATCATCAATGAAATGATAGAGGAAGTTATTAAGAGCAATAATATTTTAGGTACGTTGAGACAAATAGAAGAGGATGATGATTATACTTTTCAGCATTCTATTGATGTTTGCTTGTTAGCAATAATAATCGGGAAATGGTTAGGATATTCAAAAGTTGAGCTTAAGCAGCTTTCTTTAGCAGGACTATTTCATGATATTGGAAAGGTTAAGATTTCAGATAATATTATCTATAAGCCGGGTAAACTGACTGAAAGTGAATTTGAGTTAGTAAAAAAACATACTATTTTAGGATATAATTTACTGGATGAAACTGTTGGTATAAGCAAGAATGTAGCCCTTGGTGCGCTACAGCACCATGAAAGAGAAGATGGAAGCGGATATCCAATGGGAGTTAAATCTAAGAAAATACATGAATATGCAAAAATAATAGCTATATGCGATATATTTGATGCAATGACAACAGAAAGAGTATATAAGGAAAAACAATCACCTTTTTTAGTAGCAGAGCAAATTTTTAACGACAGCTTTGTAACTTTGGATCCTAGAATAGCAACTACATTCATTAATAATATATCAAAATTTTATGTAGGTAATGTAGTTAAGCTTAACAGCGGAGACATAGGCGAGGTAATATATATTCATAAGCAAATGCCTACAAGACCAATAGTAAAAGTAGAAGATAAATTTATTGACTTGTTAACAGATAGAAGCTATTATATAGAAGATGTAATTATCTAA
- a CDS encoding asparaginase produces the protein MNNKVAVIFTGGTISMKVDPRLNAAIPALSSEEIMGMVTNIERFTKIETINFGEYPGPHITPKMMLELSKLVKKTLERDDITGVVVTHGTDTLEETAYLLDLTIKSEKPVVVVGAMRNSSELGYDGPSNLSAAICTAISKEAINKGVLVVMNNEVNAASHVTKTNTLSLDTFKSPEFGALGIVDNDKVIFYRDILDHHHIETNDIECKVALIKCAAGMDSDLIDYCIDAGYKGIVVEAMGRGNIPLEMFEGVKRSLDRNIPVVIVSRCPTGRVLGTYGYPGGGKNLRDVGAIFGDNLPGQKARIKLMLILSITNDIDTIREIFEKDIYTE, from the coding sequence GTGAATAATAAAGTGGCAGTGATTTTCACTGGTGGTACAATATCTATGAAGGTTGATCCTAGATTGAATGCGGCTATTCCAGCTTTATCAAGCGAAGAAATAATGGGTATGGTCACAAACATAGAAAGGTTCACAAAAATTGAGACAATTAATTTTGGAGAGTATCCTGGTCCTCATATTACTCCTAAAATGATGCTAGAATTGTCTAAGCTTGTAAAAAAGACCTTAGAAAGAGATGATATTACAGGAGTTGTTGTAACTCATGGTACAGATACTCTTGAGGAAACTGCATATCTTTTAGATTTAACTATTAAATCTGAAAAACCTGTTGTTGTTGTTGGTGCAATGAGAAATTCTTCAGAATTAGGTTATGATGGACCAAGTAATCTATCAGCTGCAATTTGCACTGCCATATCTAAGGAGGCCATAAATAAGGGTGTCTTAGTTGTCATGAATAATGAAGTAAATGCTGCATCTCATGTAACTAAAACAAATACCCTATCACTTGATACTTTTAAATCTCCCGAATTTGGTGCGTTAGGCATAGTGGATAACGATAAGGTTATTTTTTATAGAGATATCCTTGATCATCATCATATAGAAACTAATGACATCGAATGTAAAGTTGCATTGATTAAATGTGCTGCAGGTATGGATTCTGATTTAATTGATTATTGTATAGATGCTGGATATAAGGGTATTGTAGTTGAGGCTATGGGACGTGGTAATATTCCTCTTGAAATGTTCGAAGGAGTTAAAAGAAGTCTAGATAGAAACATCCCTGTAGTTATTGTCTCAAGATGTCCAACTGGTAGAGTACTAGGCACATATGGCTATCCCGGTGGTGGGAAAAACCTTAGAGATGTTGGTGCAATTTTTGGTGACAATCTTCCTGGTCAAAAGGCGCGTATTAAGCTCATGCTTATATTAAGCATTACCAATGATATCGATACTATAAGAGAAATATTTGAGAAAGATATTTATACAGAATAA
- a CDS encoding LemA family protein, with translation MRPGLIILAVILAIVIAFGFVIAGSYNNLVRLDEEVNAKWAQIENQLKRRADLIPNLVNTVKGYAAHEENVLLGVTQARSKLETAKTPGEYAAADAQLTTALDRLNVVVEAYPELKANENFIRFQDELAGTENRIAVSRMDYNESAKVLNNKVRSFPANIIAGMFGFEQREYFEISEQDKEVPKVNF, from the coding sequence ATGAGACCAGGATTAATTATATTAGCTGTAATACTTGCAATAGTAATAGCTTTTGGCTTTGTTATCGCAGGCAGCTATAACAATTTAGTGAGGTTAGATGAAGAAGTTAATGCTAAATGGGCACAAATAGAAAATCAATTAAAAAGAAGAGCAGATTTAATACCTAATCTAGTAAATACTGTGAAGGGCTATGCAGCTCATGAAGAAAATGTATTGTTAGGAGTTACACAGGCTAGAAGCAAGCTTGAAACTGCTAAAACTCCAGGTGAATACGCTGCAGCAGATGCTCAGCTTACAACCGCACTAGATAGATTAAATGTAGTAGTAGAAGCTTATCCGGAGCTTAAGGCTAATGAGAACTTTATAAGATTCCAAGATGAGCTTGCAGGAACAGAAAATAGAATTGCCGTATCTAGAATGGATTATAATGAATCAGCAAAGGTATTAAATAATAAAGTGAGATCATTTCCAGCGAATATTATTGCAGGTATGTTTGGCTTTGAACAAAGGGAATACTTTGAGATAAGTGAGCAAGATAAAGAAGTTCCAAAAGTAAACTTTTAG